The segment TCTCGCACTTTCGAAGCACTTGTGTAAATGCGTAGCTATTTCTGTCCTCGCAGAAGGCCTCTTTGTCgatttttgagcaaattatGGAACATTACCCACTCCAACGACCGATTTTTGAGTGCATGTAAGCTTTTATTCCTTTTATAGTTGATCTTTTTGCTATAATTagggttaaattattttaggtgGAGTCAATGCCATGCGCGCTTTCCATCTTTGGTGTTGCTAGGAAGTCATATCACTTCGGAACACTGTCCAAGCAGAAGGGAAGTGTCTGCAAAATGTCAATTCTTTCCGTACACATGCAAGTGGTACGACTGCCCTCGAAAAGGAAAGCACTTTGAAGCAAGGTACTACTTTTAGCGAAGCATTAATTATAgtaacaattttaatgcattttgtgCCCGTCTACAGATACAAACTTCTGGACCACATCCGAACGCACACCAACGAGAAGCCATTTCAGTGCAATGTTTGTCAGAAATCGTTTAGTAGAACtgagaatttgaaaaaccacatTCGAACCCATACAGGTACTGATTACAGagcttaataaatttacacgtttcttaattgatttaattttttaataggtGCTAAACCGTTCCGTTGCACATACGTCGGGTGCACAAAAGCGTTCAGCAACTCAAGTGATCGGTACAAGCACACACTCACGCATTGGATAGACAAACCATACATTTGCAAGGTTCCTGGctgtggaaaaaaatatactgaCCCTAGTTCATTGCGGAAACACTTGAAGTCATCGGCCCACAGTAAATGTCAGCAAAGCTGGATCGAAGAAAGggagaatataattttctgctGGCCCCAGGAACAGCTTTATCCCATTGATCTTTCTGTAAAGTGAAATGATTACCAAAAAGCTCATATCGTATTATGtatatattcttaaaattgtatttttgttgtgaTATTTGTATgtatcaatatattttattgtaattttatcagcttttttaattccttaatttttccagcaataTTATTCACTAGCTAAATTGTCTAAATGGGTATCCTCAATTATTGTACATGAtgatgcaatttattttaaggaagATAAGGAACGTTAGCGATTTCACGTATCAATCatcgcaataatttatttcacaggcCACTCacagataaaattaaacataattaaatcgattaaatcAGTATGAGAGCCCTCTTTGTATCTTTCttcatattattaataattaattataatataatatttttattatctatGATCACGCGCCCTCTAACAATGTGTAGTTGCCGATTCGATTGCAGGTGGTGACACAATCGCGCAGTGACTGCAGAGTGCAGAAACCAGCTCATCATGTTCACTCTAATGGCGAAGCCAAAAGGATTTCTTATTCACTCGATGGTGGCGCGTCGAGCAACTTTCCGCCAATCAGAGGCAGCCATCGCGAAATATTGCTCTCTTCCAACCTGTTCCTTCAAAGTTTGCATAAAAAGTGCTTGACGCGCCACCAACGAGTGTGTTGGAAATTCTTAGCTGAACCGTAATGAGAATGAGAGTGAACAAACAACAAAGTCTGTTTTCGCTGTTTTGCCGCAGCGCACTGTGAGtgagaaaagagcaaaaactgTACACAAAATCATATGGCGGCTctcaaaaaatggttttaattatccACCCTTCCTTGTCACCGTTGACATTCTGAACCATTCTTTAGAATAGGAGAATTCGCAATGTTCACCGCTATGGAATATTTTACAGACCTTTATTATTCATTACTCGAGTGTGAGGTCCACTGGATTCATCAGCTGCAGCACAAGTCAGGTGCTATTTAACTGCTGGCATgcgaatgattatttttttaccacaGATTTCCTACTGGGGACCACTTTTTCCAGTCAATCACAGAAACTGCAAACCCGTATTACGCATTTTCCATCTTCTTCCCCGTCTTTTCCGTTCTTAGTCCACAACTGGCCTCAAAAATTCTGATGACAGCAACTCTCTCAGAGTGGATCAATGCTCTTCTCAAATGGTTTGTCTCGAATATCTTTGACAATTtgacataaaataattgaaatgcaaataaatctaGGTTGCTGATGGGTCACCGTCCTTTTTGGTGGGTGAAAGAAATTCTGGAGGAAAGCCAACCGCTGAGCGCACCAAAACTGCGCCAGACACCCTTGACTTGTGAAACAGGGCCTGGAAACCCATCAGGACATGTCATGTCCTATGCGTCAATCTGTCTCATTCTTGTCTTTGCCATCAACAGACTTTCAAAGCAGAAGCTGTCCCTCGCACTGCACCAAATCCTAGCGGCAGCCATTTGGGGGTTTTTCGCTTTGTCTCTGGTGATGGTCAGCCTTTCACGCCTCTACGTAGCAGCACATTTTCCACACCAGTGTGTATTGGGAGCAGTCATCggtaatatacatattatgctTGACAGATCCAATCCAATTCTAATTTCTTGATCATTTGTAGGAATTTTCATTGGCTACCAAGTGGAAGTGTTGTCTCCGTGGTGGTTGACGGATTGTTCAAGAAAGAAGCTGCTCAAAGGAGCAGCGATGATGATCGTGTTGGCGTTCGCGGCCTACTGGATGCAGCGGCTGCTAGGAGTCAACCCCCAGTGGTCGGTCAAGCTTGCTTTTAAGTGGTGCAACTCACCTGACCATGTCCACGTCTCCACAACGCCGATTTTCGCTCTCACCCGCGACTGCGGTGCTGCTCTTGGACTCGCTCTCTCCATCCCTGCTATTCCATCTGAGAGGAAGGTGAGTTTCAACGACAAATCTGTTTCCTCTTGGCTTGTTAGACATTGGGGCCAGTCATTATTCCAATTCTCATCATTGCTGGATggttttttccggaaaatcaGCCTATTGGAGCTTACTAAATTGAGATTACCTCGAGTTCTGATGAACTTGAACATCAAATTTTGTGCCTGATTTATTTTAGCCAATTTCTCTTTAAGGATTTGCcaaatttgagatatttttagttaaatattaaattttgaatatctaGAAAAAagtatctttaatttttgtctgagTGTGGGATAAAATGTTGCCCTAAGTGTATGTAACATGCCTAGAAATTTTAGGATGGTGAAAACAAggtcaaaggttgaaaaaacATGTATTTTTGTAGTTAAGGTGGATTtatagaaattcaaaattgcacaATTGCTTGATATTCACCCTCAAAACACGCTACGTTCATTCCTGAGGTCAGACACAGGTAAGAAAtcaaaccctggcgtcagggtatcCCTCAAGCGATCGGCAGCCACTTTAAGGACGCCTGACGAGCGCTGTattggttcaaatttcaaGATCTGAACACCGTTGGAACGGCCAAGTCAAGAACTAACAGAATGTGTGCTGTTTGACCCTAATGACTTCCAAAAGGTGGTCAAATTACACAACATATTCCTAAAGCTCTGGACTTTGCCGTTCCAACGGTGCGCAAATCTTGCAATTTTAACCAATACAGAAcccgtcaggcgtcgttaaaAGTTGCTGACGCCAAGGTTTCTCTTCTTAATGATGGTCTTTTCTGACCTCAGGAATGACCCGTAGCATGTTATTCTGAATAAAacgctttaaaataaatttaaaaaccacgTTTCGagatattcaaataaaaaaagtactcaaatttgaaatattcaaaaaaaaaatctttcaaaatctGTAGAGTTTGGCACATAGTTAAATGTTCTACCTTCATTAAAACTGGAGCTGTTCTCGATTTTGTGAGCGCAGAATGCCAGTTTTTCGGGATTGTACCcctattcaaaattgaatttcttgaaaacgaAGCACTGAACTCCACCTTacaattttcacacaatttcACACGAACCCTGAGACTACTTTTCGGATTTGTAAAGCGTGGtgctgtttttcaaaatccgtaaagagcattttaatttttccggcAAACTCGGTTCTTTCAACACCTAACAAAATACTAATGGTGATCAAcagaaagattaaaaatctatCGTGAAAACACCCAAGAACGTTTAAAACTTAAACTTGTTCAGTCGTATGATCTAGAATTCTCAAAGAAGAAATAATGAATTGATGTTGCAGGCCCGTTCAAAGTCGGACGTGGTGACTTCATTTGTCTTGCATGTGTCCCTAGTGTTGGCTGTTTTGTGGGTGTCTCACATCGGCAAACAGTCTATCCCAACCAAGCACACGTACGTCTACTTCTTGTGCTTCTTATTGCTCAATGCATGCACGCCGGTCATGCTACTAGTCACGGTTCCATCCATCTGCAATGTCGTTATGAACTCGCTGTTTGGCAAagccaaaaacaaaaaggaatGAAGGCATGGaacattattttagttttcaattatattttatttttttctgcgtgAATTCGTGCAAAATTAAAGCGGCCAAGGTTAATTCATGTCTTTTGAcaatcattgaatttttccaaccACGCCTCTTCCTTTGCACATTGTTCAAACTTTAAGAGATGAAGTTGTTGCAGCTTTCACTCGGCTGccgaggagagagagagagagagagagagagagagagagagagagagagagagagaaaagggaGAAATATTAGTTACCGAAAATGCCTACAAATGacaaattagttaaattgaaTGCGAATGTTGAGCCTAttctacaaattaataataaataatgggtCCAAATCTCggaacaatattttcatagTTCTCAGGATAAAACCAGTTTGACCGCGCCTAATTCTTAAACTCGATTAATTGGCAAGTTAGGGATTTCGTTTCATTCTCGCTGGGTTTTGTTGTCAGGGGTTTACCTGACGAGATCGCGATCGTGTTTAAGAAAAGTGGGTTTAGTGATGTGAAAGTATCAATCCACCCCGCGATCGTAatctcgtcaggtaaaaccctgacagttgtttagtaaattttaacatattttaacaGAGCATAtctataataattacaatttaacatCGTTTTGCTGAGAAGACTCTTATCGTTCGTGaactctctctttctctctctgctaTTATTGACAGAAAAATTCATGTCGAAGTAGATTCCTCACGCTTTTTATCCAGCGCGATGTCTAATATCAATAAATGTGTATAATGTATGCCTTAAAGTTAGCTTAGAGAGCACCGCTCGTGTGAAATTTGGTTGCTACTACCTGCAATGCCTTTGAACTTGCTTAAAACGAGTTGTGATACCAATACAAACGCCTTACTTGCACTCGCACTTTCGTTCTATTCGCGATTtcagtgcaattttttatccaaagGCTTCTAATTGTAATGTAACGTGTACCTTTGTCATATCAAAACAATGACTGTTGATTTAAAGCCATTTGACAATATTCTGTGCAAAGACGCATAAACATTAAACATGTTTGTTATTCAAGAAAAGCTACGCTTTTTTACTTATTATGTTCTACAATCTAATATGCTGGACAAATTGATGTGCTTTATTAATTGCACAAAATGTGTTGCCTGATGCCTAAGTAAAGATAATCGTTAGTACTTGACTAAAACtaatttcaaatgatattCGGATATTTATTAACTGATTTTTACATGTTGTTAAAAGCACGAATagctataaaataatatattatatgtgtCTCAATCTCTAGTTAGCTTTGTCTGTTCTCGTTGTGATTTAAGATTCCAAAGATTCTTTTCACTGGGTTTGTTCTCAATCACGAATTATGTGAAAGatgtcaataaaattaaatgcagaaaacccgctttttatttaactacCTCTCACTTTCCATTTTTCGTAATACTGAATTTTCCGCCTTAAGTCTGAAGGAATATGCAACCAAGTTGTCCCTTACGCCATGCGAGTTGCATAGCGTGGGACAGTCTGAAAAGAAAACTCGGCACACagactaaaataatttcacactTTGTGACTCTATGGGGATGGAATTATGGCCAATAGGGGTTGAGGGGGTGAGCGTGAGCACCCCAAAAACTATTCAGCTCACCAGGggaagtcaagccaagtcgaacggtattcagtttttgaatttctgaCAGTAAAAATCCAAGATTTTGCACTATCAATGCACTATcaacatttacaaaaatttaaaaattttgttcttttttccaaattttaaaattgaatttcttgaaaaccaAGACGAAcaccaccttgaaattttcacaaaccCGGAGACCACTTTTGAGAGAAGTTCCGGATTTTTAAAGTATgctgtcattttttaaaataaaaaaacgcccggaaattttcgaaaatgacctttgaccttgaccgatGACCTCAAAATTGGTATTCATTCGATCGGCCTTGACGAGAGGAGTTCAACGCACAccttaactaaaaaaatgagctttctcattttttgcatTCTCAAAATTCGCTAAAAACCCGTAAATATGGTGTGAATTTCGTCAGAAAATCTTGACACCGTCAAAACCGTTGTGCTGACTGTTATTAAGTTGAGAGATGCATGCCACCAATGGCAATGAATTGAACTAATTGTCCAAGTGCATCAGCAGAAGTTGGCTCACGGCAGCGCCCAGAAATACATGCGACGCACAATAAtacgctgctgctttttgtgttgTCGTCGGGCTACGCCAAGTCTCGTGTCATACGCGCTTTCACTCCTTAGCGAGCCGCTAATTTCTATACGAGATGCCCGCTTTTTACACTCGCTCTCATTTGCGTTCTTTCTTTTTTGAGTGGCCATGAAGCTAAACGAACGACCCTCGCGCCGGCTTTTGTGTTTCCCCAGTGCAATTTCTGGATCGGCTCACCACCGCACGTGTTCAGAGTTTCGTCACCCGAAATGTCTTCGACTCTAATAAATCTGAAAGAGTTTATATACCGCTCGCAATTTTTTGTACGCAATTTTCAAGCAGAGGCGAACGCTGCCAACATATTTGTTTGCGGAATGCTGATAGTAAATTACGCAGGAGAGACACAGCGAGAAATTAGTTGTGATAGGCGAGCCACCACATCTGCATAAACACTCTCGTGTGGTAAACTTTTCTGCAACACCACAGATTCGGGTGTCCAAAAGTGGAGCataaattcttatttattatCCAACGAACCACAGCGTACGGTTTTCGGGATGTTGTGCGTTATTGGGTCAATCCTGTAAAGCACTTGGTACGTTGGCTTACTGCTGGAAGCGTACGGTGGGGCgcactaaataaaaaaataaacagattttctgttttaatacGAAAGCTCAATCGCAACTAAATTCAAGTAGTAGTTTTTTTCAGGCTATAGCAGTTACCAGCGTTTTGCATTGTTGAGTTGGCTTTAGAaagtttatataatttattattcgtgaaatttagcaacaataatgaaatcagtaCCAAAGgaagagttaaatttcagattttaacaaatttttcgctagatttcgatttttctcgtGGCAATCTATCCAATgttgtgcgaattttgagaaaagattatctaattaattgtgaaattaatcgcgttttcacaatttatatgctcgccgcttgataaGCATGCAAGCGTTTGAGCCAATACACTCCAAAACTTAAACGAGGACAATTTAGGAAATATTTAGCgttttaaaggtaaaaataatttttcacttattctctgtgacattttaaaaatatttagcgaaataattaaatatgaaaaccgcagaaaattataagaatttcattttgtgtgtGCGTTTCCTCAATTAGGTGAATGTTTAGCCCAAACTACGCCCTCAATGAAATTGTGTTTACATCAACTATGACTCACTTGGCAGGGGGTTGGTGGAGAGAGTGACTCAATGAACCCATGACCTTAAATGGAAGCATCAGCTTCTCTGAGAATTTGCGATCGATATTCTAGATGCGGAGATATTGCAGAGAGGGATGTAATGCCTCCCAACCTGTTGCACAATGGCACCCCTCCCAAAAGATGAGTCAATTTCATATGAAAACAACAACTTAAAGATATGTTTCcggatttaattccaaatgcACATTAATTTAACCCTAATGTTAGTCTAAAAAACTGTCAAATTGATGTGGCAGCGGCGATTAATTAACAGTAAATTCCAACAAATTGTAgagcgatttttgcaacactcgaatttgtgtttcattgtGAGCAGTAAATCGGCGCTGCCAATCAAAATAATCGAGTTACAAATAAAGTCAACCTATTCAAAAGGATGCACCTATATTTTATTACCGGTTCtctattgttttatttttatgacagCGCGGCATTTTAATTGTGTGAAGGAAAACGGTGTCACTCTCATTCCATTGATGACAGCGAAAGTCTTGCCGTTCGATGACAATtcgcaaacacaaacaaaccAAGTCGATAAAACAGAGAGACTGAGAGGCAAGATAATTTTCGTCAAGTGCCAATAGCACGGGCAAAAGTCTTGGGAATTACGCGCGCGTGGTCGCGGGTTTTCACATAATCGTCGTATCCTCTCAGCGATAAAGGAGCAGTAGTGTTTGCACTCACCCGCCGCACATACACTTTGTTTATCTTTCTCATTGACGCACGCTGCTCGGTGGATCTATATCATATTTGGTCTGCTTCCGTAGAAAGGTTGAGCAGGTGCGACCAGTTTGTGTTTTTGGTCAACTGCAACGGTGCCGCACGTAAAAATTAGTCACCTCCCGAGAGCTAAGGGCATTTTAGGCTGGATGCGTCATCgcaacaaatataaaaatcactttgacACTCTCTGACATGGCATCGTCTTGGCGCCAACACGCTGGTAAGTTTGGAGTTGAAAGGTGATGGTGCGATTAAAGActttataattcattttttaagctaatttcaatttatttacgggacgaattttaaatttaattatttttcaccgctggttttttgtgaaaatattcTGAAAGACTAAACCACAGAAATTAACTGATTTTAACGAAGGCGAAATTTTCAGAGggctataaaaattatttggtgaGATCAAGTGAGGAAAATTGAACATATtggtgttaaatttttttaaattagacgcCCAACAACCAGGCCAAGTTGACCAACTTTGAAGGtcactaaaatttcaaaagaaagaggtggttttaaaagtaaaatcattttgctcACATTTCTAgctttttgtctcttttttgcaatcaaaaattcaaatctggaCTCATTTCCGATGTATCTCAcaccctgaaaaaaataatttatccatCATGAGACATTTTCGGCAGTATCCGAACTTTCAGAGATGGTGATACTGgtgcctaaattaaaaatcgcgtTTAAAAGGCACGTCGTGCGTCGCCTCTAATTAGTGGCGATTTGAGCGCGAAAATGAGCCACCCCTCAAGCTGATGAACTCGCCTATTAAGATGTGTGAACCATTAGAGcaccttttaaaataagacaAATCAGTGCCCTAGCAGCAGCTAAACCGCCtccaaagcaaatttttcgcAACCCCACGCAACCACTTTGTTCTTTTCGCGCTCGCGCGCCAACCGCCAACAcagctgaataattttttgctctgcgcTTGAGATCATCACTGTTTATGCGGAATTCGTGCCACCAAAGTTGTTGATGTTGCTCTTTTTCGAGCCGACATGCTTTGATTTCTGAGTAAATCCGTCCgggtcttttaattttttcacaggtcatttaaacattttaatgagaGGTGGTGATATCAAAGCGACGCGAGCACGTCCAATTCGACCGCCGGTACTAATCCGACTTTTTTAGAAACTATACTTCTCGCACAATCGCCTCATTATTTCTGCGTACGCCtgccttttattttgaaaagcgTGAAATCGCAACAGTAAATAATGTTctgacttttattttaaaaaggcagCTGATGAGTCAACCAAACAAAACTTTCGCggcatatatataatttaaaaggcaaATGATGATACTGCAAACCCCTGGAATTGCCCTTGGAGATCGATTTCAAGCTAAAgaatttgcttcaaatcaTTAATGTGACAGCAAAGTGTAGACTATTTTATGGTctcctttattattattattatttttttttataaaccaTTCCCCTATTTCGAAAGGGCCTTTACCTATTTAGGTATTATGATCAAAGGGAGTGAGACATGTTGAAATGGAATCCAGAATTCAGTTCTTCATCGTggcgtaaaaaatataaaacgacaccaagttaattaaattaaaaattccacccAAGAGAGCAGGGGGTGGGTCTCAGGTCTCAGCCCCCAACCATGACCTctaaaagtcaaaattaattattttcaatcaaattttgagtgaAAGAAGCTCTAAATCAGCACAAAAATAgccctatttaaaaaaatcctataactaaaaaaataaaatctcgaTTTAAAGCGCAAAAAACTCGTTTTTTCAATTAGACTtcgatattttcaaaatatggaaaaaattgttataacaatttttgatatGTTGTTGTCACTTGTACGGCCACATTTTGGCTGGTTTGGTTTTCGAAATTTAATGTAATCGGGTATgctagattttaaaaacaaaaattatgaccTACGAAGTTGTTCACCACAGGCAACTTATTTGGCGTCAGATTTAGAGCATTTTCCACACAAGTTTTTTATCTACCTTAATCCAGGCAAAAGCCtgaagaaatttattataaaaaatttatataaaaaatcgcAGTTTTTGAGCCCCTGTAAAATaggctattttttaattttaacccaatattttaaaaccctcccgcaaataaatttcatccaaaTCTGAGGAACCGTTCCAACAGCAGGGCGTGTACAAACTTTGTTTCAAACCCAAAagggttttattattttcgaacaattataaatttaacgaCCGCATGCTTATTACAACGaagtaaataattgaaaaatcgttttcttgtatcaattaattaaagtaaattacATTCCATGACCAAAAGAGGAAACGATTTAAGAATTAGTTGAATTTCTAAACCTTATCGCGACAGAACTACTACAAACGGAAAgctatttaca is part of the Cloeon dipterum chromosome 1, ieCloDipt1.1, whole genome shotgun sequence genome and harbors:
- the LOC135934656 gene encoding zinc finger protein GLIS2 homolog — translated: MEHYPLQRPIFECMWSQCHARFPSLVLLGSHITSEHCPSRREVSAKCQFFPYTCKWYDCPRKGKHFEARYKLLDHIRTHTNEKPFQCNVCQKSFSRTENLKNHIRTHTGAKPFRCTYVGCTKAFSNSSDRYKHTLTHWIDKPYICKVPGCGKKYTDPSSLRKHLKSSAHSKCQQSWIEERENIIFCWPQEQLYPIDLSVK
- the G6P gene encoding glucose-6-phosphatase 2, which gives rise to MFTAMEYFTDLYYSLLECEVHWIHQLQHKFPTGDHFFQSITETANPYYAFSIFFPVFSVLSPQLASKILMTATLSEWINALLKWLLMGHRPFWWVKEILEESQPLSAPKLRQTPLTCETGPGNPSGHVMSYASICLILVFAINRLSKQKLSLALHQILAAAIWGFFALSLVMVSLSRLYVAAHFPHQCVLGAVIGIFIGYQVEVLSPWWLTDCSRKKLLKGAAMMIVLAFAAYWMQRLLGVNPQWSVKLAFKWCNSPDHVHVSTTPIFALTRDCGAALGLALSIPAIPSERKARSKSDVVTSFVLHVSLVLAVLWVSHIGKQSIPTKHTYVYFLCFLLLNACTPVMLLVTVPSICNVVMNSLFGKAKNKKE